Proteins from a genomic interval of Psychrobacter fulvigenes:
- the orn gene encoding oligoribonuclease: MSSNTNISTNTNTDDHPNKIKIKNQGKKGLVWIDLEMTGLDTLNDEIIEIATVVTDEDLNVLAEGPVFAIKVSDQKLNQMDDWNTKQHGQSGLVDRVRRSTVTLAEAEAETIKFLNKWVDSGKSPMCGNSICQDRRFLARQMPELERFFHYRNLDVSSIKELCFRWRPDILKNFEKGGSHLALDDIRDSIRELKHYRQHFFKLMP; the protein is encoded by the coding sequence ATGAGTAGCAACACTAATATAAGTACTAATACAAATACCGATGACCATCCCAATAAGATCAAAATTAAAAACCAAGGTAAAAAAGGGTTGGTATGGATTGACCTTGAAATGACAGGTCTTGATACCTTAAATGATGAGATTATCGAGATTGCCACCGTTGTCACTGATGAAGATTTAAACGTTTTGGCAGAAGGGCCAGTGTTTGCCATCAAGGTATCAGATCAAAAGCTAAACCAAATGGATGACTGGAACACCAAGCAACATGGGCAGTCAGGATTGGTTGATCGTGTGCGCCGTAGTACGGTGACACTGGCCGAAGCCGAAGCTGAAACCATTAAGTTTCTTAATAAGTGGGTAGATAGCGGCAAGTCGCCAATGTGCGGCAACTCTATTTGCCAAGATCGCCGCTTTTTGGCACGGCAAATGCCTGAGCTAGAAAGATTCTTCCATTATCGTAATTTGGATGTGTCATCAATCAAAGAGCTATGCTTCCGCTGGCGTCCCGATATTTTAAAGAATTTTGAAAAAGGCGGTAGTCATTTAGCCTTAGACGATATTCGTGATTCTATTCGTGAGCTTAAGCATTATCGTCAGCATTTCTTTAAGCTAATGCCTTAA
- a CDS encoding patatin-like phospholipase family protein, translated as MIKKSINLALQGGGSHGAFTWGVLDYFMEDGRVSVEGITGTSAGAMNAAVLAQGYLDGGIDGAREALEQFWRQVAYMGRMSPIKRSPLSILTGNWGMDDSPAYLMLDLFSRVASPYDTNPLNINPLLELVESTIDFEKVRACSALKLFVAATNVHTGKIKVFNREELTADMLLASACLPTYFQAVEIDGVPYWDGGYVGNPPLYPLFDTTKSRDAIIVQINPIERNETPKSAQEIQNRINEISFNSSLLRELRAIDFVTRQLREDKLDTNRYSEILVHRIEATEQINPLSASSKVNTEWLFLTQLRDIGRASAKAFLDEHYDSLGKESTLDLQSEFS; from the coding sequence ATGATTAAAAAATCAATCAATCTAGCACTACAAGGTGGTGGCTCGCATGGTGCCTTTACTTGGGGCGTACTGGACTACTTCATGGAAGATGGTCGAGTCAGTGTAGAAGGTATTACTGGGACGAGTGCTGGGGCTATGAATGCCGCCGTTTTAGCACAAGGCTATTTGGATGGCGGTATAGACGGTGCCCGCGAGGCGCTTGAGCAATTTTGGCGCCAAGTGGCTTATATGGGCAGGATGAGTCCTATTAAGCGTAGTCCTTTGAGTATTCTGACCGGTAACTGGGGTATGGATGACTCACCAGCTTACCTAATGCTCGACCTGTTTAGCCGAGTGGCTTCGCCTTATGACACCAACCCGCTAAATATCAACCCGCTACTTGAGTTGGTTGAATCTACCATCGACTTTGAAAAGGTCAGAGCGTGCAGCGCGTTAAAGCTATTTGTGGCAGCAACCAACGTGCACACGGGTAAAATAAAAGTATTCAACCGCGAAGAGCTGACCGCCGACATGCTTTTGGCTTCAGCGTGTCTGCCTACTTATTTTCAGGCGGTTGAGATTGATGGCGTGCCGTATTGGGATGGGGGTTATGTGGGTAACCCACCTCTGTATCCGTTGTTTGATACTACCAAGTCCAGAGATGCCATAATCGTTCAAATCAACCCAATTGAGCGTAACGAGACCCCAAAAAGTGCGCAGGAAATACAGAATCGAATCAATGAAATTTCGTTTAACTCATCTTTGCTAAGAGAGCTGCGAGCCATTGACTTTGTGACCCGTCAACTGCGCGAGGATAAGCTGGATACAAATCGCTATTCGGAAATACTGGTGCATCGTATCGAAGCCACTGAACAGATCAATCCATTGTCAGCGTCCAGCAAAGTGAATACTGAATGGTTGTTTCTAACACAACTGCGTGATATCGGTCGCGCATCTGCCAAGGCTTTTCTAGATGAACACTATGATAGTCTAGGCAAAGAGTCTACCTTGGATTTGCAGAGTGAATTTTCATAA
- the secB gene encoding protein-export chaperone SecB translates to MAEEQAQPQLALERIYVKDMSLEVPGAGVFTKEWNPELDINLSSNAEKLDDDHYQVVLTVSVTAKNAEEPAFIAEVHQAGIFLLKHIPEDQIGQILGAYCPNVLFPYAREVISDIVTRGSFPQLLLAPVNFDQAYAQSQQQAQVDAEGNA, encoded by the coding sequence ATGGCTGAAGAACAAGCACAACCACAATTGGCTTTAGAACGTATTTATGTAAAAGACATGTCGCTAGAAGTACCAGGCGCTGGCGTGTTCACTAAAGAGTGGAACCCTGAGCTTGATATCAATCTATCTAGCAATGCTGAAAAGCTTGATGACGATCATTACCAAGTAGTCTTGACAGTCAGTGTGACGGCCAAAAACGCTGAAGAACCCGCCTTTATCGCTGAAGTTCATCAAGCAGGTATCTTCTTACTTAAGCACATTCCAGAAGATCAAATCGGACAAATCCTAGGCGCATACTGCCCTAACGTTTTGTTCCCATATGCCCGCGAAGTCATTAGTGATATCGTTACTCGTGGTAGCTTCCCGCAGTTGTTACTTGCACCAGTGAACTTTGACCAAGCGTACGCACAAAGCCAGCAACAAGCGCAAGTAGATGCTGAAGGTAATGCTTAA
- a CDS encoding rhodanese-like domain-containing protein, translating to MDRALEFVGNHPFLFGILAVLAVLFFAIENKRSGKKVSPNTLGMMVNSQNAQLIDIRAKKKFTTGYIQGSRNIPFTELKDRLEEIRAIEQPMIIICDIGVQAGAAVQMIAKENVYRLEGGIGGWQGAGMPLVGLKDAQPKKGKNKPSLHK from the coding sequence TTGGATCGTGCGCTTGAATTCGTGGGCAACCACCCGTTTTTATTTGGCATCTTGGCAGTACTGGCTGTCTTGTTTTTTGCCATTGAAAATAAACGCAGCGGCAAAAAAGTGTCGCCCAATACCCTCGGCATGATGGTCAACTCCCAAAACGCGCAGCTTATTGATATTCGCGCCAAAAAGAAGTTTACCACCGGCTATATCCAAGGCAGCCGTAATATTCCTTTTACTGAGCTCAAAGACCGCTTGGAAGAGATACGCGCTATTGAGCAGCCGATGATAATCATTTGTGACATTGGTGTCCAAGCAGGGGCAGCCGTTCAGATGATTGCCAAAGAAAATGTCTACCGCTTGGAAGGTGGTATTGGTGGCTGGCAAGGTGCTGGCATGCCACTGGTTGGGCTAAAAGACGCTCAGCCCAAAAAAGGTAAAAACAAGCCAAGCTTGCATAAATAA
- the grxC gene encoding glutaredoxin 3: MTVSVKVYTTPICPYCSHAKQLLNSKGVAYEEIGMHDMSSDERRALMQQTNNYRMVPQIFVGDTFVGGFSELNQLNQQGKLDEMLAG; encoded by the coding sequence ATGACTGTCTCTGTCAAAGTCTATACCACCCCTATCTGCCCTTATTGTTCACACGCCAAACAACTTCTAAATTCTAAAGGCGTTGCATATGAAGAAATTGGTATGCATGATATGAGCAGCGATGAGCGCCGTGCATTAATGCAACAAACCAATAACTATCGCATGGTGCCACAAATCTTTGTCGGTGATACTTTTGTAGGCGGTTTTAGTGAGCTTAATCAGCTGAACCAACAAGGCAAGCTTGATGAGATGTTAGCAGGCTAA
- a CDS encoding peptidylprolyl isomerase, with product MVDMPPLVELDTSMGAIVIELNEEKAPKTVENFLNYVKSGHYDGTIFHRIIDGFMIQGGGMDAEMNEKSTNAPIENEADNGLKNDAGTIAMARTQDPHSATSQFFINVKDNDFLNHSGKNMQGWGYTVFGKVTSGMDVIEKMRGVPTGRFGMHADVPKEAVVINSATIVTQ from the coding sequence ATGGTAGACATGCCACCATTAGTAGAACTTGACACCAGTATGGGTGCTATCGTTATCGAACTTAACGAAGAAAAAGCGCCAAAAACGGTAGAAAACTTCTTAAACTATGTAAAGTCTGGTCATTATGACGGTACTATTTTTCATCGCATCATCGATGGTTTTATGATTCAAGGCGGCGGTATGGACGCTGAGATGAATGAAAAATCCACCAATGCACCGATTGAAAATGAAGCTGATAACGGTCTAAAGAATGACGCTGGCACCATTGCTATGGCGCGTACGCAAGACCCACATTCAGCGACCAGTCAGTTCTTTATCAACGTAAAAGATAACGATTTCCTCAACCATTCTGGCAAAAACATGCAAGGTTGGGGCTATACAGTATTTGGTAAAGTCACCAGCGGTATGGACGTCATTGAAAAAATGCGCGGCGTGCCTACTGGTCGTTTCGGTATGCATGCTGATGTGCCAAAAGAAGCCGTCGTTATCAACTCAGCGACCATCGTTACTCAATAA
- the ruvC gene encoding crossover junction endodeoxyribonuclease RuvC yields MAIIIGIDPGSRMTGYGIVQQTGDKLTFIDAGTIRTDTKEMPERLKRIFNGLTRITQYHLKYADEPIHTAIEQVFMAENPDSALKLGQARGAAIAAMVALDLEVSEYTARQIKQSVCGYGAAAKEQVQEMVCRILSLDVVPQQDAADGLACAICHAHSSHSMNKLLLNSGTRGRGSSKKKGRWRLTEEDLGNLR; encoded by the coding sequence ATGGCAATTATTATTGGGATTGATCCCGGCTCTCGCATGACGGGTTATGGGATTGTTCAGCAAACGGGTGATAAGCTCACCTTTATCGATGCAGGCACTATTCGTACCGACACCAAAGAGATGCCCGAACGCCTTAAGCGTATTTTTAATGGCTTGACCCGCATTACTCAGTACCATTTAAAATATGCTGACGAACCTATCCATACGGCTATTGAACAGGTATTTATGGCAGAGAACCCCGATTCAGCGCTTAAGCTCGGACAAGCCCGAGGTGCGGCAATAGCTGCCATGGTTGCGCTTGACTTAGAAGTCTCAGAATATACGGCGCGGCAGATCAAACAGTCTGTGTGTGGTTATGGTGCTGCTGCCAAAGAACAAGTACAAGAAATGGTTTGCCGTATCTTGTCTTTGGATGTGGTACCACAGCAGGATGCCGCTGATGGCCTAGCCTGCGCTATTTGCCATGCACACTCAAGCCACTCTATGAATAAACTGCTCCTTAATAGTGGCACACGTGGGCGCGGATCCTCTAAGAAAAAAGGTCGCTGGCGCTTAACAGAAGAGGATTTGGGTAATTTACGCTAA
- a CDS encoding peroxiredoxin, whose translation MAHLRLGDTAPNFDAATTDGDINFHEWAGDNWVVFFSHPADFTPVCTTELGRAAALNGEFQKRGVKPICISVDGIDDHHAWAKDIGETQGTELNFPIIADPNKEVAELYDMMHPNADSTHTVRSVFIIDPNKKIRLTLTYPASTGRNFDEIIRVIDALQLSDEYNVATPVDWKDGDDVIIPPSVKNEDIPAKYPKGHTEIKPYLRTTPAPNK comes from the coding sequence ATGGCACATTTACGTTTAGGTGATACTGCACCAAACTTTGACGCTGCAACAACAGACGGTGATATTAACTTCCACGAGTGGGCAGGTGATAACTGGGTTGTTTTCTTCTCACATCCAGCAGACTTTACGCCAGTATGTACGACTGAGCTTGGCCGTGCCGCTGCCCTTAATGGTGAGTTCCAGAAGCGTGGTGTGAAGCCAATTTGTATCTCAGTTGACGGTATAGATGACCACCATGCTTGGGCAAAAGACATTGGTGAGACTCAAGGTACTGAGCTAAACTTCCCAATCATCGCTGATCCAAACAAAGAGGTCGCTGAATTGTATGACATGATGCACCCAAATGCAGACAGTACCCATACAGTGCGTAGTGTATTTATTATTGATCCAAACAAAAAAATCCGTCTAACGTTGACTTATCCTGCCAGCACAGGTCGTAACTTTGATGAGATTATTCGTGTCATCGATGCCCTGCAATTGTCTGATGAATATAACGTTGCGACACCAGTTGATTGGAAAGATGGGGACGACGTTATTATTCCACCAAGTGTGAAAAATGAAGATATTCCTGCCAAATATCCTAAAGGTCATACAGAAATTAAGCCTTATTTACGCACGACACCTGCACCAAATAAATAA
- a CDS encoding glutathione S-transferase family protein, producing MKTLYVTRTAPNPRKVLILLASKGIDVDDMDDVNVVDIDFAANEQMSDEFTQMNPMQTVPVLKLDDGTILNDSQAVCEYLDRVYGERSVMGNDVVQRAQVCSMRRVAEFEVLYNLMLAFQHSHPSKAERVEQVPEFVAPSIARAVKALPYFEKALEGREYLVGEQLSFADIVLYLGLDFGKLLKVKPTEQGENLARFYQMMNERFSIQKMAKAESTETSQ from the coding sequence ATGAAAACACTATACGTAACCCGTACTGCACCCAACCCACGCAAAGTGCTTATTTTATTAGCATCCAAAGGCATCGATGTCGATGATATGGATGATGTTAATGTGGTAGACATTGATTTTGCTGCCAATGAGCAAATGTCAGATGAGTTTACTCAGATGAACCCAATGCAGACAGTACCAGTCTTGAAGTTGGATGATGGCACTATATTGAATGACTCACAGGCTGTGTGTGAGTACCTTGATCGCGTTTACGGTGAACGCTCGGTGATGGGTAACGATGTGGTGCAGCGTGCGCAGGTCTGCTCCATGCGCCGTGTTGCTGAATTTGAAGTTTTATATAACTTGATGTTGGCATTCCAGCACAGTCATCCCTCAAAGGCCGAGCGCGTTGAGCAAGTACCAGAGTTTGTCGCTCCGTCTATCGCTCGCGCTGTAAAAGCATTGCCTTATTTTGAAAAGGCCTTAGAAGGTCGTGAATACTTGGTGGGCGAACAATTAAGCTTCGCTGATATTGTGCTCTATTTGGGATTGGACTTTGGTAAGTTGCTAAAGGTTAAACCGACTGAGCAAGGTGAAAATCTGGCGCGTTTCTATCAGATGATGAATGAGCGTTTTAGTATTCAAAAAATGGCAAAAGCTGAGTCTACAGAGACCAGTCAGTGA
- the rsgA gene encoding ribosome small subunit-dependent GTPase A, with the protein MALIRQRKLTKQQIRRIDKQQQSNQDSIDEGLMDGIVMAHYGKQLEVQMTSLPAVIPVQPEIAPDDPEPFWQALELGDIWRCHVRTNLPMLATGDHVRWTADPNTGFGRIESVQPRTSLVSRPDRYHKLKPVAANVDILAIVFAPLPAAAPTLIDRYLVVCHHAGVQPLLVLNKADLLAQEGYADTEELLRQYAALGYDSVLTSVDCPENIADIATQQGLGELKRYIDKKLVIFAGQSGVGKSSLINALLPESAQSVNIISENSQLGQHTTTTSRLLPFNPEDLTQGGIVDTPGIREYGIWHLTPDDIISGFIELAPLSGDCKFRDCKHTHNSKGCALWQAVADGDVLQRRVENLITLQAEADTKPY; encoded by the coding sequence ATGGCATTAATCCGGCAACGTAAACTGACCAAACAGCAGATTCGTCGCATCGATAAACAACAACAATCCAATCAAGACAGCATCGATGAGGGCTTGATGGACGGTATTGTCATGGCACATTACGGCAAACAACTAGAAGTGCAGATGACCAGCTTACCGGCTGTCATACCTGTACAACCTGAGATTGCTCCAGATGACCCTGAGCCTTTCTGGCAAGCGCTTGAACTAGGTGATATCTGGCGTTGTCATGTACGCACCAATCTACCCATGCTGGCAACTGGCGATCATGTACGCTGGACGGCAGATCCCAACACTGGGTTTGGACGTATTGAGTCTGTACAGCCGCGCACCTCCTTAGTATCAAGACCTGACCGTTACCATAAGCTCAAGCCAGTTGCCGCCAATGTCGATATTCTTGCCATTGTCTTTGCGCCCTTGCCTGCTGCCGCTCCTACTTTAATAGATCGCTATCTGGTGGTCTGCCACCATGCCGGCGTACAGCCATTATTGGTATTGAATAAAGCAGATTTATTGGCACAAGAAGGGTATGCAGACACTGAGGAGCTGCTGAGGCAATATGCTGCCCTTGGTTATGATAGCGTACTGACCTCAGTCGATTGTCCCGAAAACATCGCCGACATCGCCACGCAGCAAGGCCTTGGCGAACTAAAACGTTATATTGATAAAAAGCTCGTTATTTTTGCTGGTCAGTCAGGTGTCGGTAAAAGCAGCTTAATCAATGCGCTATTGCCCGAATCTGCCCAAAGCGTGAATATCATCTCCGAAAACTCACAGCTTGGGCAGCATACTACTACCACCAGTCGCTTGTTGCCATTCAATCCAGAGGATCTGACACAAGGTGGTATCGTTGATACGCCTGGTATTCGTGAATATGGCATCTGGCATTTAACCCCTGATGACATCATTTCTGGTTTTATTGAGTTGGCACCTTTATCAGGTGACTGTAAGTTCCGTGATTGTAAGCATACGCATAATAGTAAAGGCTGTGCCCTATGGCAGGCCGTCGCTGATGGTGATGTATTGCAGCGCCGTGTTGAAAACCTGATTACGTTACAAGCCGAGGCCGATACAAAGCCTTATTAG
- a CDS encoding FxsA family protein, protein MGQIVGIAIVWFIIEMLLWYLIAQFVSGWWVFMWFIIAAVIGLSLIRKGMVALNPMAQQMKAGGMMNPAMRPQESTMIKSVAMAVAGILLLIPGVISDLLALLVVLPPVQKKLKDMANNYVMNNQQKMMEMMAKQMGGQMGGQNPFGGAGGMGGQNPFGGAGGMNGQNPFGQQQQNPFGDVYKQHTTVDGTAKTIPKDVKKITKSANDE, encoded by the coding sequence ATGGGTCAGATAGTCGGTATTGCCATTGTTTGGTTTATTATTGAGATGCTGCTGTGGTATTTGATAGCGCAGTTTGTCAGCGGCTGGTGGGTATTTATGTGGTTTATTATCGCCGCTGTTATCGGACTCTCGCTGATTCGCAAAGGTATGGTTGCCCTCAATCCTATGGCGCAGCAGATGAAAGCTGGCGGCATGATGAACCCTGCAATGCGCCCGCAAGAATCTACCATGATCAAAAGTGTCGCTATGGCAGTGGCGGGTATTTTGCTACTGATTCCAGGCGTGATTAGCGATCTGTTGGCGCTGCTTGTGGTTTTACCACCCGTGCAAAAGAAGCTGAAAGACATGGCCAACAATTATGTCATGAACAATCAGCAAAAAATGATGGAGATGATGGCCAAACAGATGGGTGGGCAAATGGGCGGACAAAACCCATTCGGCGGTGCAGGCGGTATGGGTGGTCAAAACCCGTTTGGCGGTGCAGGTGGCATGAATGGGCAAAACCCATTTGGTCAGCAACAACAAAACCCATTTGGCGATGTTTACAAGCAGCACACCACCGTTGATGGTACCGCCAAAACCATCCCTAAAGATGTGAAGAAGATTACCAAGTCAGCCAATGATGAGTAA
- a CDS encoding META domain-containing protein has product MKSFLKLALLPSLLATSMALSACSGNSTTNDTQVGEQTTDATDKSVQTEQIAETASIADKMSAEEQMIDNLVRYRWTLATAADSNNQPLTSLLDIKDQVTLNFNHRQGQNTVSYSVGCNMMSAAYQLQGHTMLIDGSMSTKMLCEDLNQAEDELNKLMQGESQLSLAESTLPMLTQVINEAATLVWQGVLTPQAKYNTKGKTIFWAVSSETKPCGSDDTQSCLQVKPITYDDQGIETSEGEWTEFVGTIDGYQHDAEHDQVLRLQRYKLDSNNAVVEGSAGEYAYVLDTVIESAVAE; this is encoded by the coding sequence ATGAAATCATTTTTGAAGCTGGCATTGCTGCCCAGTCTGTTAGCGACGAGCATGGCTTTGAGTGCCTGTAGTGGTAATTCGACCACCAATGATACACAGGTAGGGGAGCAGACAACGGATGCTACAGATAAATCTGTGCAGACTGAGCAGATAGCAGAAACAGCTTCTATTGCTGATAAGATGAGTGCTGAGGAGCAAATGATTGATAATCTTGTCCGTTATCGCTGGACTTTAGCTACCGCAGCAGACAGTAATAATCAGCCGCTGACGTCACTGCTTGATATCAAAGATCAGGTCACTTTGAATTTCAATCATCGTCAAGGTCAGAATACTGTCAGTTATAGTGTTGGGTGTAATATGATGAGTGCTGCGTATCAACTGCAAGGTCACACCATGCTAATTGACGGTAGTATGAGCACAAAAATGCTGTGTGAAGATCTCAACCAAGCTGAGGATGAGCTTAATAAGCTAATGCAGGGTGAGAGCCAGTTGAGTCTAGCGGAAAGCACGCTGCCAATGCTTACCCAGGTCATTAATGAGGCAGCCACCTTGGTATGGCAGGGAGTGCTGACTCCTCAAGCAAAATATAACACCAAAGGCAAAACGATATTTTGGGCAGTAAGCTCTGAAACCAAGCCTTGTGGCAGTGATGATACGCAGTCATGCTTACAGGTCAAGCCGATTACTTATGATGATCAGGGCATAGAAACGAGCGAAGGTGAGTGGACAGAGTTCGTCGGAACAATCGATGGTTACCAGCATGACGCAGAGCATGATCAGGTATTACGTTTACAGCGTTATAAGTTAGATAGCAATAATGCGGTAGTTGAGGGCTCAGCTGGCGAGTATGCTTATGTCTTAGATACCGTTATCGAGAGTGCGGTTGCTGAGTAA
- a CDS encoding glutamine--tRNA ligase/YqeY domain fusion protein: protein MSEHPNNYAQKNDFIRNIIRDDVNAQKYQQIVTRFPPEPNGYLHLGHVKSICLNFGIAKEFGGVCNLRFDDTNPTAEKQDYIDNIKNDVRWLGFEWADEARYASGYFDQLHEWAVQLIKQGDAYVDLQSPEQIRDNRGSFNEAGKPSPQRDTSVEENLKLFADMKAGKFAEGKAVLRAKIDMASPNMNMRDPVIYRVMHQEHHQTGDKWCIYPMYDFAHPLSDAVEGITHSLCTLEFEDHRPFYDWAVEKIGFDLPPHQYEFARLNVDHTMTSKRKLKQLVDEGIVSGWDDPRMPTIAGMRRRGYTPEGLRDFCDRVGVTKADSVVDFRLLEFSVRQSLESTTARGMAVLKPLKVTITNFSDAVSSWESQKADSVNARFDEAEQVLWLTQPNHPNVDMGEREIPFTETLYIDQSDYEIEPPAGYKRLSPEKPEIRLRNTYVLAVTEHVTDDNGNVIELKATIDPATLGNNPEGRKVKGVIHWVSASQGVPATVRMYEQLFSVEDPSSVADVHQALNPNSLTELNAVVEPSLAHSDAGTRFQFEREGYFIADSDEHSSDKPVFNQIVSLRDSYKPA, encoded by the coding sequence ATGAGTGAGCACCCAAACAACTATGCACAAAAAAACGATTTTATTCGCAATATCATTCGCGATGATGTCAATGCGCAAAAATACCAACAAATCGTAACCCGTTTCCCACCTGAGCCTAATGGCTATTTGCACTTGGGTCATGTGAAATCTATTTGCCTAAACTTTGGTATTGCCAAAGAGTTTGGCGGTGTTTGTAACTTGCGCTTTGATGACACCAACCCGACCGCAGAAAAGCAAGATTACATCGATAATATCAAGAACGATGTGAGATGGCTTGGGTTTGAATGGGCGGATGAAGCTCGTTACGCTTCAGGCTATTTTGATCAGCTCCATGAGTGGGCGGTTCAGCTTATCAAGCAAGGTGATGCTTATGTCGATTTACAATCACCAGAGCAGATTCGCGATAATCGTGGCTCATTCAATGAAGCTGGCAAGCCGTCACCGCAGCGTGATACCAGTGTCGAAGAAAACCTCAAACTGTTTGCTGATATGAAAGCGGGTAAGTTTGCTGAAGGCAAAGCCGTGCTGCGTGCCAAGATTGATATGGCAAGCCCAAATATGAACATGCGTGACCCCGTCATTTATCGCGTCATGCATCAAGAGCATCATCAAACTGGCGATAAATGGTGTATCTATCCCATGTATGATTTTGCCCATCCGCTCTCTGATGCGGTTGAAGGCATTACTCATTCATTATGTACGCTGGAGTTTGAAGATCATCGTCCATTTTATGATTGGGCGGTTGAAAAAATCGGCTTTGATTTGCCGCCGCATCAGTATGAGTTTGCGCGCTTAAATGTCGACCATACCATGACCAGTAAGCGTAAGCTCAAGCAGCTGGTCGATGAAGGTATCGTCAGTGGTTGGGATGATCCACGTATGCCGACGATTGCTGGTATGCGTCGTCGTGGTTATACCCCAGAGGGCTTACGTGACTTTTGTGATCGAGTGGGCGTGACCAAAGCGGATAGTGTGGTTGACTTTCGCTTATTAGAGTTTAGCGTGCGCCAGTCATTAGAGTCGACCACCGCACGTGGTATGGCAGTATTAAAACCATTAAAAGTGACGATTACTAACTTTAGCGATGCGGTCAGTAGTTGGGAGTCGCAAAAGGCCGATAGCGTTAATGCTCGCTTTGATGAAGCTGAGCAGGTTTTATGGCTCACGCAGCCAAACCATCCGAACGTCGATATGGGCGAGCGTGAGATTCCATTCACCGAGACACTATACATTGATCAAAGCGACTATGAGATAGAGCCGCCAGCAGGTTATAAGCGCCTATCGCCAGAAAAGCCAGAGATTCGTCTGCGTAATACCTATGTATTGGCAGTGACTGAGCATGTTACGGATGATAATGGTAATGTCATTGAGCTAAAAGCAACGATTGATCCTGCAACACTAGGTAATAACCCTGAAGGTCGCAAGGTCAAAGGTGTGATTCATTGGGTATCGGCCAGCCAAGGCGTACCAGCGACCGTGCGTATGTATGAGCAGTTGTTTAGCGTCGAGGATCCAAGTAGCGTCGCTGACGTCCATCAAGCATTGAATCCTAATTCATTGACTGAGCTTAATGCAGTGGTTGAGCCATCGCTTGCGCATAGCGATGCTGGCACGCGCTTTCAGTTTGAGCGCGAAGGTTACTTCATCGCTGATAGCGACGAGCATAGCAGTGACAAGCCAGTATTTAACCAAATTGTCAGCTTACGTGACAGCTATAAACCAGCTTAG
- a CDS encoding UDP-2,3-diacylglucosamine diphosphatase, giving the protein MQTFNHLITTRPHDVRQVLISDLHLSPEEPALVQAFLALLDDCLALPALKRLFILGDWFEVWLGDDVYLSLSDDARQTHWLTPLIVKLKKLRVAGCEILVMHGNRDFLLDQPFCNLFGGELIYEPYTLTVGQQNYRLEHGDALCVDDKKYQFFRKIMRNRLTQWYLLNKSLEKRLAIADKMRKKSQQNNANKAAYIMDVNEDAVIQAVADSDALLHGHTHRPDIHQATSNKKRYVLGDWRLLDSDTRQPKVSAVIGAVIAEDSDNDDSEFGLFEFRYSV; this is encoded by the coding sequence ATGCAAACGTTTAATCATTTAATAACGACCCGCCCTCATGATGTGCGGCAAGTGTTGATTAGCGATTTGCATTTATCGCCTGAAGAGCCTGCCTTAGTGCAGGCTTTTTTAGCCCTGCTTGATGATTGTCTTGCTCTGCCTGCTCTCAAGCGCCTATTTATTTTGGGTGATTGGTTTGAGGTATGGCTTGGCGATGACGTTTATTTGTCATTGTCAGATGACGCGCGCCAAACCCATTGGCTAACCCCGCTCATCGTTAAATTAAAAAAACTGCGAGTAGCTGGCTGCGAGATTTTGGTGATGCATGGCAACCGTGATTTTCTGTTAGATCAGCCATTTTGTAATTTGTTCGGTGGCGAGCTTATTTATGAGCCATACACTTTAACTGTTGGACAGCAGAATTATCGCTTAGAACACGGCGATGCGTTATGTGTTGATGATAAGAAATATCAGTTTTTTCGCAAAATCATGCGCAATCGGTTAACCCAGTGGTACTTGTTGAATAAATCACTAGAAAAACGCTTGGCTATCGCAGATAAAATGCGTAAAAAAAGCCAACAGAATAATGCCAATAAAGCAGCCTATATTATGGATGTCAATGAAGATGCAGTGATACAAGCAGTGGCTGATAGCGATGCGTTACTACATGGTCATACTCATCGTCCAGATATTCATCAAGCGACCAGTAATAAAAAACGCTACGTGCTGGGCGACTGGCGACTGCTAGATAGCGATACACGCCAGCCAAAAGTCAGCGCGGTAATTGGAGCGGTTATAGCAGAAGACTCAGACAATGATGATTCTGAGTTTGGACTATTTGAATTTAGATATTCAGTGTAG